The genomic interval ATAGTTTGATGGAAAGCTGTATCAAACACAGCTACCATAGGTGTATTTGGCATAAGCTCTCTACAAGCTTCTATCCCTATGATATTTGGTGGATTATGTAATGGTGCTAGCTCTACACATTCCTCTATAGCTTTCATTACATCGTCATCAATTACCACAGATTCAGCAAATTTTTCTCCACCATGAACAACTCTATGTCCTACTGCAACTATTTCATCCATAGATTTTATAACTCCATGATTTGGATCAACTATTGCATCTAAAACTATCTCTAATGCAACTTTGTGATTATCCATTGGTTTTTCAATTACCACATCTTCTTTACCAGTTGGTTTATGTTTGATTCTAGAGCCTTCAATTCCTATTCTCTCAGCTAAACCCTTTGCCAATACAAATTCATTTGACATGTCTATTAACTGATATTTTAATGAAGAACTACCACAATTAATAACTAAAATATTCATTTTATACCTCCTATATGTTTACATATTCACAACTTCCATAATATTATAATACGACAAAAAAATCAACTATATAAAGATTATTTCCATTTTAATTTATTAATAATCTCTTTTAATGCTATAATAACATATATGAGCATTTAAAAACACGACTTCGTGCCTTAAATATTGGAGGTTTTTATGAGAATAGTAGGACTTATTACTGAATATAATCCCTTTCACAATGGACATCTTTATCATTTAAATAAATCTAAGAGTATCACTAATTCTGAGTACTCTGTAGCGATTATGAGCGGAAATTTTTTGCAAAGAGGAGAACCTGCATTAGTTGATAAGTGGACTAGAGCAAAAATGGCTATAGATAATGGGGTTGATTTAGTTATTGAACTCCCGGTAATATACGCATGTCAAAGCGCAGAAATATTTGCTTTTGGTGCTATAAAAATACTTGATAGCCTTGGCATTATAGATAGTGTTTGTTTTGGAAGTGAGTCAGGGAATATTAAGGAATTAGATTGCATTGCAGAAATATTAAATAATGAGCCCGAACTTTTTAGAGAGTGCTTGAAAATAGGATTAAGTCAAGGACACTCTTATCCAAAAGCAAGAGAATATGCTCTTACCAAATATATTGAAAGTTCTAACCTTTTTGATCCATCAACTATAAACAGCATTGTTTCTAATCCAAATAATATTCTATCAATAGAATACCTAAAATCATTAAAAAAAATCGACAGTAGCATTAAACCTTATACATTAAAAAGAAAGCACTCTAACTATCATGATAAATCTCTTACTGGCACTATATCCAGTGCAACTGCAATTCGAGAGCAGCTTATAAATAATACTTCAATAGAGAATATTAAGCATGTAGTCCCTAGCAAAACTTATAAGTATCTAGAGGACTTCTATAATGAATATAGAGGCTTTAATTATCTCGATAATTATTCTACGATTCTACTATATTTACTTAGAAACAGTACTTCTGATAGCTTGAAGAATATTTTAGATGTAAATGAAGGATTAGACAATAGAATTATAGATTGTTCTACAAAATATAGTTCAATTTATGACATATTAGATTGTATAAACACTAAGCGATATACAATGACACGATTAAAAAGGATTTTTACTCATTTATTACTAAATTTAAATAAAGAAATAGTACATGAACTTGTTCCAATCGGTCCTCAATACATAAGAGTCTTAGGAGCAAACTCTAAGGGTATTGAAATATT from Proteiniborus sp. DW1 carries:
- a CDS encoding nucleotidyltransferase codes for the protein MRIVGLITEYNPFHNGHLYHLNKSKSITNSEYSVAIMSGNFLQRGEPALVDKWTRAKMAIDNGVDLVIELPVIYACQSAEIFAFGAIKILDSLGIIDSVCFGSESGNIKELDCIAEILNNEPELFRECLKIGLSQGHSYPKAREYALTKYIESSNLFDPSTINSIVSNPNNILSIEYLKSLKKIDSSIKPYTLKRKHSNYHDKSLTGTISSATAIREQLINNTSIENIKHVVPSKTYKYLEDFYNEYRGFNYLDNYSTILLYLLRNSTSDSLKNILDVNEGLDNRIIDCSTKYSSIYDILDCINTKRYTMTRLKRIFTHLLLNLNKEIVHELVPIGPQYIRVLGANSKGIEILKMAKKSSKLPIITKFADYIKLNNALVSQMIELDKKATDIYELGLSKDKSKVNLDYTTSPYIKLAN